The DNA region GCCGTCGCTCGCCGCCCCGGTCGCCGGGGGCGTGCCGGCGCCGGGGTCGCCGGTGACCGCGACGGGCCCCTCCGTGCTCCGGTCGGCGGCCGCCTCCAGCGCCGCCGCCAGGTCCTCGACGGTTGCGGCCGTGAGGATGAGCTGGAGCGGCAGGTCCGTGCCGGTCTCCTTCTTGACCCGCAGGTTGAGGCGGGTGGCGAGCAGGGAGTGACCGCCCAGGTTGAAGAAGTTGTCCTGGAGGCCGACCCGGTCGAGCCCCAGGACCCCGCCGATGAGCCGGCACAGGGTGTGCTGGGCCTCGGTGCGGGGCGCGACGTAGACCTCCTTGGCGAGGTCCTCCTCGTCCGGTGCCGGCAGCGCCCGCTTGTCGACCTTGCCCTGGGGCGTGACCGGCAGTTCCTCCAGGACGACGAAGGCACCGGGGACCATGTAGTCCGGCAGCCGGTCGGACAGGTGGTCGCGCAGCTCCCGCACCAGGCCGGGGCCGACCCGGTCGATCTGCGGTTCGTTGGCCAGGCGCCGGGCCCGGTACGGGTGGCGTGCCAGCACCCGGGGCCGCTCGCCCCAGCCCAGCACCAGGTCGAGGCCGTCCGGCCGGTCCTGCGACCAGGTGGCCGCGATGTGGTAGCCGAGCTCCTCGGCGTGCCGCAGCGCCGCCTCCAGTTCCGCGGATTCCTCCCGGGCCCGCGCCGAGAGCCGCTCGCCACCGGGCAGCGGGTCCACCTGGCGGGACGGGGCCAGCCGGGCCAGCGAGGCGAGGACGCGCGCGTCCTCCGCGATCCGCGGGTTGGTCAGTCCGGTGACGCCGAACCGTTCGGGGACGTCGCCGACCAGCAGGGCGCGCAGCTCCGCCGGGGTGGCGGCCTCCAGCCAGGGGAGGTCGGGCGCCGCGGCGGCCGGGCCCTTGGTCAGCACCACGTCGTAGCGGTAGGCGAGCATCTCGTTGCCGCCGGTCCCCCGCTTGAGCATGATGTCGACGGCGCCCAGTTCCTCGAACCGCTCCGGGAGCCGGGTGAAGAAGCCGGGGCTGACCAGGAGTTCGCTCTCCTGGCGGCGGCGGCGCTGCACCTGCGCGGCCAGCGCGCCGACCGTGCTCGGGACGCCGGAGCGGCTGCGCTCGATGGCGCAGACGTGTTCGGAGAACAGGTCCAGGTTCCGGATGTCGCCCAGCAGGATCCGGCCGCCCTCTTCGAGCAGGGGCAGGATCCGGGCGATCACCTCCTGGAGGTAGTGGCGTGTGGGGAAGTACTGCGCCACGGAGTTGAGCACGACCACGTCGAAGGTCTCGCCGGCGAGCTCCGCCACCGACAGCGCGTCTCCCTGTCGCAGGGTGAGGTGGGACCAGCCCCGGCGCTCGGCGCTCCGGCGCACGTCCGCCAGGGCCGCGGCGGAGATGTCGATGCCGTGCACCCGCTCGCACTCCTGTGCGTAGCGGAGGAGCAGCAGCCCGGTGCCGCAGCCGACCTCCAGCAGCCGCTTGGGCCGCAGTCCGCGGATCCGGTCGACGGTGCCGTCGATCCACTCCCGCATCTCGGCCTCGGGGATCGGTTCGCCGCTGTAGCTGCTCTCCCACCCGGCCAGGTTGAGGTTGTCGGGGACGGCCTCCTCGGCTTCGCGGGAGTACTGGTCCTCGAAGAGCTTGCGCCACTGGACCAGGTGCTCGGCGGTCTGCTCCGCGGCGGCCGCCTCCAGCCACTCCTCGGCCGGGCGCACGTAGGCGCTCAGGGTGCCGGCCTCGCCGTCGGCGTGGGGCACGACCACGGCGCTGTGCACGGAGGGGTGCGCGTTCAGCGCCGCCTCGACCTCGCCGGGCTCGACGCGGAAGCCGCGGACCTTGACCTGCTCGTCCACCCGGCCGCGGAACTCCAGGGTGCCGTCGGGCAGCCTGCGCACCAGGTCGCCGCTGCGGTACAGCCGGCCGCCCGGGGTGTCGCCGAAGGGGTCGTCGACGAACCGCCGGGCCGTCAGCTCCGGGTCGCCGAGGTAGCCGCGGGCGACGCCGGCGCCGCCCAGGCAGAGCTCGCCGATCACCCCGTCCGGCACCAGCCGGAGCCGCGCGTCGGTGACGTGGGCGGTGGTGTGGGGGACGGGCACGCCGATCGGCACCCGGCTGTCCTCGGCGAGCCCGCGCGGGATCACGTGGTAGGTGGAGGCGATGCTGTTCTCGGTCGGGCCGTAGCCGTTGGTCACGGTCAGCCCCGGGTGGGCCTCGTGGAGGCGCCGGACGTCCCGGGCCGAGAAGGTGTCGCCCACGACCGCGAGCTCGCGCAGCGGCAGCGCGCGGCGGCTCGCGGCCTCGGCGAAGGCCGGCAGGAAGGCGGCCGACAGCAGCATCGTGGTGACGCCGGACCGCTCGACGCAGTCCAGCAGCTGGACCGGGTCCTTGGAGTCGCCGTCGTGCAGCACCAGGAGGCCGCCGGAGAGGAGCGGGGTGAGCACTTCCTGGGAGCCGGCGTCGAAGGCGATCGAGGAGTGGTGGAGCACCACGGTGGACTCCCCGGCCGCGAAGTAGTCCGGGTTGCGCACCAGTCGGACCACGCCGCGCTGCTCCACCAGCACGCCCTTGGGGCGTCCGGTGGACCCGGAGGTGAAGACGGCGTAGGCGAGGTGGGACGGCGTCAGGCCCAGCCCGGCGCGGTCGGGGTCGTGCACGGGCATGGTGTCGAGCACCTGGGCCCGGTCGCCGGCCCGCTCGCCGGTGTCGAGGTGGAGCACTTCGTCGACCTGCTCGAAGAGCGCGCCCGGCAGCCCGGACTGCCCCAGCACGATGCGCACCCCGGAGCCGTCGAGCAGGGCCTGGATGCGCTGTTCGGGGTAGTCGGGGTCGATCGGGACGTAGGCGCCGCCCGCCTTGAGGACGCCCAGCAGTCCGACCACCAGCTCCGGCGAGCGGCCGGCGCACACTCCGACGAGGACGTCGGGGCCGACCCCGGCGCCGCGCAGGTGGTGGGCGACCTGGTTCGCCCGCGCGTTGAGCTGTGCGTAGGTCAGCCACCGCTCGCCCTGGCGCACCGCGATCCTCTCGGGGTGCGCGGCCGCCTGCTCCTCGAACAGCTCGGCGAGGCAGGAGTCCTGCGGGTACGGGGGGCGCGCGCCGCGGGCGACGCTGAGCAGCCGTTCCCGCTCCGCCGGGGGCAGCACGTCGATGTCGAGTGCCCGGGTGCCGTGTCCGTCGTCGGTGGCGAGCGCGTCGACGATGCCCGCGAGCGCGGTCTCCACGTAGGACAGCAGGGTCTCGGGTTCGACCGTGTCCTCGATCTGGACGGTGAGGGAGAGCTCGTCCCCGAGGTCGTCGAGCGACATGCCCATGGGGTAGTTGGTCCGGTCCATGACGGCCAGCCACCGGATGCCCTGCTCCTCCAGGAGCGGCGCCTGGGCGTCGTCCCGCGCGGGCTCGAAGTGCCGGAAGTTGATCGCCGCGGTGAACAGCGGGGTGTCGCCGTCCAGTCCGCTGCACCGCTGGGCCAGGCTCAGCGAGGACTGCTCGCGGACGATCAGCCGGCGCAGGTCGGCGGCGACCTCGTCGACCAGCTCCCGCACGGTACGGCCGGCCAGCCGCACCCGCAGCGGGAGGGTGTTGATGAAGTTGCCCAGCATCCGCTCCACCCCCGGCACGCCCTGGAGGCGTCCCGACATGACGGTGCCGAAGACCACGTCGTCGCGCCCGCTGCCGGCGGCCACCACGCGGGCACAGGCCGCGTGGAAGAGCCACGCCGGACTGAGGCCGAGCCGACCGGCCTCGGCCCGCAGCCGCCGGGCGAGGTCGGCGGGCAGCGAGCGGCGCGGCTTGCGGGTGCGGCGGCCGTCGCCGTGCACGTCGCCCAGACCGAACGGCACCGTCGGTTCGGTGACGTCTCCGAACGTGGTGCGGAAGTACTGCTCCGCGTCGCCGGTGCGCAGCTGGTGCAGGGTGTGGGCGACGAAGTCGCGGTAGGGCGCGGGCGGGGCGAGCAGGTCGGCGCGCCCGGCCATGTGGGCGGCCAGCTCGTCGGCGATCAGGCGCATCGAGGTGGCGTCCTCGATGAGGTGGTGGAAGTTCATCAGGAGGAAGCGCCGGGACGATCCGGGGTCCTCCGCGATCCGGACCCTGAGCATCGGCGCCCGGTCCGGCGGCAGCTGGGCCGTGAGGCCGGCCATGGCACGGGCCCGCTCCTCGGCGTCGGCGCCGGTCGCGCCGTCCCCGGGCAGGCCGATGTGCTCCACCGGGAGCACGGCCGAGCGGTACACCACCTGCACCGGCTCGGGCAGGCCCTCGGTGAGGACGGCGGTGCGCATCACGTCGTGGCGGTCGATCAGGGCCTGGAGCGCGTCGAGGAACGCCGTGCACGTGGCTTCGTCGTCCGCGGTGAACACCGCGGACATCACGTACGGGTCGTTCTCCGGGTCGATCAGGTGGTGGAAGAGGATGCCCTCCTGGGAGGGGACCAGGGGGTAGACGTCCTGGATGTTGGGGGCTCCGCCGGGGACCCGCTCGGCGATCGCGTCCAGGTGCTCCTGGCCCAGCCTGACCAGGGGCAGCAGCTCGGGGGTCAGCCGCTCGCAGCCCTCGGGGACGGCGTTCGGCGGCACGGAGTAGCCGGGCTCGGCCGCCGGGTCCCCGCCCGTGCCGGGCCCGCCCGCCTCCGCGGTTCCCGCGTCGATGCGCGCCGCCAGGCCGCTCAGGGTGGCGTCGTCGAACAGGTCGCGCACCGTGAGCTGCAACCCGGCCGCCCGCAGCCGTGCCACCAGGACGGTGATGAGCAGTGAATGGCCGCCCAGAGTGAAGAAGTTGTCGTTCGCGCTGATCCGGTCGGCCTCGAAGCCGAGGAGGTCGGCCCAGACCTCCGCCAGCACCCGCTCGGTACTTTCGGCCGGGGCCGCGTAGGCGTGGCCCTCGCGCTGGGCGTAGGCGTCGATGCCGGGAGCCGGGAGCGCGGCGCGGTCGAGCTTCCCGTTGGTGGTCAGCGGCAGGTCCGGCAGGAGCACGTAGGCGCCGGGGAGCATGTACTCGGGCAGGACGCGGCGGGCGAGCCGGTCCAGCTCGGCGGGCAGCCCCGCCTCGTCCCGGTCGGCCGCCGGCACCACGTAGGCGACGAGCTGCCGGTTGCCGGGCCGGTCCTCGCGCACCACGACGGCGCACGAGCGCACCCCGGGGTGCTCGTTGAGGCGGGCGGAGACCTCACCCGGCTCGATGCGGTAGCCGCGGATCTTGACCTGGTCGTCGTTGCGCCCGTGGTACTCCAGCGAGCCGTCCGCCAGCCGCCGGGCGAGGTCCCCGGTGCGGTACATCCGGGCGCCGGGCACCCTCCGGAACGGGTCGTCGAGGAAGCGTTCGGCGGTCAGCTCCGGTCGGTTCAGGTAGCCGCGGGCGACCCCCGCGCCGCCCACGTACATCTCGCCGACCGCCCCGGTCGGCACCGGGTTGAGGTGCCGGTCGAGCACGTAGACGTTCAGGTCCGGCAGCGGCCCGCCGATCGGGCTGGCGGCGGAGGCGGTGTCCTCCTCGGTCACCGGCCGGTGGGTCACGTGCACCGTCGTCTCGGTGATGCCGTACATGTTCACCAGTTCGGTGGCCGCGTTGAGCGGCCGGGCGAACCAGGGGCGCAGCGCCGTGGGGTCCAGTGCCTCGCCGCCGAACACCACGGTACGGAGCCGGTGCCCGGCGCCGTCCTCGCCCTGGGCCGCGATCAGCTGTCCGAACGCGCTGGGCGTCTGGTTGAGGACGGTCACGCCCTCCGCGCACAGCAGCGCGTAGAACTCCCGGGGGCTGCGGGCCACCTCCTGCGGGACGACGACGAGGCGGCCGCCGTGCAGCAGGGCACCCCACATCTCCCACACCGTGAAGTCGAAGGCGAAGGAGTGGAACAGCGTCCACACGTCGTCGGGGCCGAAGCCGAACGACTCCCGGGTCGTGGTGAACAGCCGGGTCGCGTTGCGGTGTTCGACCAGGACGCCCTTGGGCAGGCCGGTCGAACCCGAGGTGTGGATGACGTAGGCGAGGTCCCTCGGCGAGGCGCCGGCCACCGGCTCCAGGTCGTCGGCGGGCAGCCACTCCCAGTCGCCGCGCACGTCCACCACCTGGGCGCCGCCGGCGCTGAGCCCCTCGGGCAGCGCGCCGTCCACCAGCACCACCTTCGGGGCGCTGTCCGACAGCACGTGGGCGAGCCGCCCGGCCGGCGCCGTCAGGTCCAGCGGCACGTACGCGCCGCCCGCCTTCAGCACCGCCAGCGCGCCGACGACGAGCCACTCGCCGCGCGGCAGGCAGAGCGCCGCCGGCGTGTCCCGGACCACGCCCGACGCGCGCAGGTACCGGGCCAGGCGGTTCGCCCGCGCGTTCAGCTCGGCATAGGTCAGGGAGCGGTCCTCGCAGGTCACCGCCACCGCGTCCGGGTTGCGGCGGACCACCTCCTCGAACCACTCGTCGATCCTGCGCACCGGCTCGGGCGCCGGGCCGGGCGGGGTCCGCCACGGCCTGGTCACGGCGTCGAGTTCGGCCTCGTCCAGCAGGGCCAGCCGGGAGACCGGCTGCTGCGGCGCGTCGGCGACGGCGGCGAGCAGGGTGGTGAAGTGGCGCACGAAGCGCTGGACGGTCTCGCGGTCGAACAGGGCGGTGCTGTACTCGACGGCGCCGGCCAGGCCCTGCGGGGTCTCCCGCAGGTCGAGGGTGAGGTCGAACTTGGCGATGGTGAAGTCGACGTCGACCGGCGTCACCTCCAGCCCGCCCAGGGTGAGCCGGGGCTCCGCCTGCTCCTCCTGGAGCACCAGCACGGTCTGGAAGACCGGTGAGTGGCTGAGTGCGCGCTCGACCTGGAGGGCGTCGACCACGGCCTCGAACGGCACGTCCTGGTGGTCGTAGGCCTCCAGCGCGGTCCGCTTCACCCGGGCGAGCAGCTCGGTGAAGGCCGGGTCGCCGTCCAGGCTGTTGCGCATCACCAGGGTGTTGGCGAACAGGCCGATGAGCCCCTCCGTCTCGACCCGGTTGCGGTTGGCGATGACGGTGCCGACGGCGATGTCGGTCTGCTGCGTGTAGCGGTGCAGCAGCACGGAGTAGGCGGCCAGCAACGTCATGTACAGCGTGGTGCCGTGCCGCTCGCCGAGCTCGCGGAGCCGGTTCAGCAGCTCCGGCGGGCAGTGGAAGAACTCCCGGGTGCCCTGGTAGCCGCGCACCGGCGGGCGCGGGCGGTCCGCGGGCAGCGTCAGAGCCGTGTCGACGCCGGCGAGCCGGCCCTTCCAGTAGTCGACCTGACGGGTCTGCACGTCGCCCGCCAGCCACTGGCGCTGCCAGTTCGCGAAGTCGGCGTACTGCACCGGCAGCGGCTCCAGGGCGTCGTCCCGGCCCTGGCGGGCCGCCTCGTACAGCTCGGTCACCTCGCGGAAGAACACCCCGACCGACCAGCCGTCCGAGACGGTGTGGTGCATCGTCACCATCAGGACGTGCTCGGTCTCCGACACCCGCAGCAGCAGCGCCCTGATCAGCGTGTCCTGCGCCAGGTCGAAGGGCGTGAGCATCTCCTGCTGGCAGATCGCGGACACCCCCGCCGGGTCGGCGACGTCCTGCTCGCGCACCGTGAAGCCGGTGCCGTCGTCGATGCACTGGTACGGGACGCCGTCGCGTTCCTCGAACCGGGTGCGCAGGACCTCGTGCCGCAGCACCAGCCCGGTCAGCGCCCGGCGCATCGCCGCGCGGTCCAGCGGACCGTGCAGCCGCATCGCCATCGGGACGTTGTAGTAGGCGCTGGTGCCCTCCAGCTGGGCCAGGAACCAGAGCCGCTGCTGGGCGTGGGAGAGCGGGAGCGGCCGGTCCTGGGAGCGGGGCAGGCGCGGGATGATGTCCAGCGCGGAGAGGTCGACGCCCCGCTTGGTCAGCAGCGCGATCACGGCGCGCTGCCGCTTGGCGGGCATCGCCTGGATCTTGCGGATCAGTTCCGGTCCGCTGTCCGGGTACGGCGTGCTCATCGTCGGCCTCTCTAGCTCTCGATGCCGGGTACGGCGTTGTCGATGTCCAGGGCGTCCAGCTCGGCGTCGGAGAGGCTCTCGATGAGGCCGATGCTCTCGCTGATCGCGTCGAGGTCGAGTGCGGCGCCGGCGCCGGGGTCCGGCAGGCCGCGCTCCAGCACGGCCGCCAGTTCGCCCAACCGGTTCGCGTCGAAGACCGCCTGGACCGTCAGTTCGGCGCCCGTCCGCTGCTTGATCAGGTTGATCAGCCGGGTCACCAGCAGCGAGTTGCCGCCGAACTCGAAGAATCCGCTCTCCGCGTCGAGCAGTCCCGCGTCGGTGTGCAGCAGCTCGGCCCACACCTCGGAGACGATCCGCTCGGTGTCGGTGAGCGGGGCCGCCGGCCCGCTCCGCGCGGACCGCGCCGGGGCCTCCGGCTCGGGCAGCGCGGCGGTGTCGAGCTTGCCGTTGCCGGTCAGCGGCAGCGCGTCCAGCAGGACGTAGGCGGACGGCACCATGTACGGCGGGAGCGCCGCCCGCAGCGCGCTGTCCAGCCGCTCCCGCAGCTCCTGCTCCTGCGGCCCGCCGGGCTCGCCCAGGCTGCCCTGCGCCGGTACGACGTATCCGACCAGGCGCCGCTCGTCGCCCTGGCCGCGTACCACCACCCGGGCCTCCGCGACGGCGGGGTGCTCGTTGAGCCGGGTGGAGATCTCGCCCAGTTCGATGCGGTAGCCGCGGATCTTCACCTGGCCGTCGTTGCGCCCGAGGAACTCCAGCGAGCCGTCCGCCAGTCGGCGTCCCAGGTCGCCGGTCCGGTACATCCGGGCGCCCGGCGTCCCGGCGAACGGGTCCGCCACGAAGCGCTCGGCGGTCAGCTCCGACCGGTTCAGGTAGCCCCGTGACACCGCCTCACCGCCGATCACCAGCTCGCCGACCGCGCCGGTCGGCATCGGGTCGCCGTGCCGGTCCAGCACGTACACGCTCATGCCCGGCATCGCCCCGCCGATCGGCCTGGTGGTCAGGCGGGTGTCCGGCTCGGTGACCACCCGGTAGGTGGTGACCACCGTCGTCTCGGTGGTCCCCCACATGTTCACCAGCTCGGTCCCGTCGTTGATCGGCCGGGTGAACCACGGCGCCAGCGGCGCGGCGTCCAGCTCCTCACCGCCGAGCAGCACCGTGCGCACCCGGTGCGGGGCGCCGTCGTCCCCCTGCGCCGCGATCAGCTGCCCGAACCCGGTGGGCGTCTGGCCGAGCACGGTGACGCCCTCGTCGCACAGCAGGCGGTAGAAGTCGCGCGGGCTGCGCGCCACGTCCTGCGTCACCACGACCAGCCGGCCCCGGTGCAGCAGCGCGCCCCACATCTCCCACACCGTGAAGTCGAAGGCGAAGGAGTGGAACAGCGTCCACACGTCGCCTTCCCGGTAGCCGAACCACTCCTGGGCCGCGACGAAGAACCGTGCGACGTTGCGGTGCTCGACCATCACCCCCTTGGGCAGGCCGGTCGAACCCGAGGTGTAGATGACGTACGCCAGGTCCTTCGGCGAGGCGCCGGCCTCCGGCTCCGGGTCGCCGGCCGGCAGCGCCTCCCAGCGGGGGGCGTGCCCGGGGACGTCCACCACCCGGGCGCCGCCGGCGTCGAGGCCCTCGGGCAGCGCGCCGTCCACCAGCACCGCCTTCGGGGCGCTGTCCGACAGCACGTGGGCGAGCCGCTCGACCGGCGCCGACGGGTCCAGCGGCACGTACGCGCCGCCCGCCTTCAGCACCGCCAGCGCGCTCACCACCAGCCACTCCCCGCGCGGCAGGCAGAGCCCGACCAGCGACTCGCGCCCCACGCCCAGCGCCCTCAGGTACCGGGCGAGCCGGTTCGCCCGCGCGTTCAGCTCGGCGTAGGTCAGGGAGCGGTCCTCGCAGGTCACCGCCACCGCGTCCGGGACGGCACGCGCCTCCTGCTCGAACCACTCGTGCAGCCGGCGCTCCGACCTGGCGTCGGCCGCCTCGGTCGTCACCGGCTCCCAGGCGAACCCGACGAGTTCGCGGTCCCGCATCGCGGCCGGCAGCACGGACAGGCCGAGGGCCGGGGAGAGTGCGCGCTCCTCGTCGCCGAGCGCCTCGACCAGGGAGGCCATGGCGGCCTCCAGGCAGTCGATCACGACGTCGGCGTCCTGGGCCCGGTGGATCTGCGCGTCGATCCGGAACGCGTGGCCGAGGTCGTCGACCGAGACGGTCACCGGGAAGTTGCTGCGCTCGAAGACGTCCGACAGCGGCGTGACGCCCACCCGCTGCAGCCGGGCGGCGATGCCGTCGTCGCTCGGCAGGTGACGGTAGTTGAAGATCGCGTTGAACAGCGGCAGTTCACGACCCGGCAGGCCGCTGTGCGCCCTGGCCTCGGTGAGCGGGACCTGCTCGTGGCGGACCAGCTCGTGCAGCAGCTCCCCGGTCCGCCGGACCGCGTCGCGCACGCTCCGGCCGGCCAGGTCGAGGCGCACCGGCAGGGTGTTGATGAAGCTCCCGAGCATCCGGTCCGTGCCCGCGGGCCCCTGGAGGCGTCCCGACAGAACCGTGCCGAACACCACGTCGTCGCGGTCGGCGCAGGACGCCACGGTCAGCGCCCAGCCGACGTGGAACAGCGTCGCGGGGCTGATCCGCAGCTCGGCCGCCAGGTCGCGGACGCGTCGGCCCAGGCCGTCGTCCAGGGACCGGCGCGCCTCGACGACCTGCCGCCCGTCGCCGTGCACGTCGTGCAGGCCGAACACCACGGTCGGCTCCGTGACGTCACCGAGCAGCCCGGTGAAGAAGGACGCGGCATCGGGCCCGGCGGGCCGCCGCCGGGTGTGGGCGACGAAGTCGCGGTACTGCACCGGCTCCGGCAGGTCGTCCGCCCGGCCGTCCATGTGCGCGGCGATCTCGGCGAACAGCAGGCCGAGCGACGACGCGTCATGCAGCACGTGGTGCAGGCTCAGCGCCGCGTGCCAGACCCCGGTGCCCGGTTCCAGACCGGCCCGCAGCCGGATCAGCGGGGCCCGGTCGAGCGGCATCCTCGGGGCGTTGCGGACCGACTCGGCCAGCTGGTGCACGGCCGGCGTTCCCGCCCGGATCTCCGTCTCCTCCAGCACGAGCTCCACGTGGCGCAGCACCGCCTGGACCGGTGTGCCGAGCCGGTCGGAGAGGATCACGGTGCGCAGCGCGTCGTGCCGGGCGATCACCGCCGTCAGCGCCGCGGCGAACCGGTCCAGGTGGTCGCGGTCCGCGAAGGCGAGAAGTCCCGAGGAGACGTACGGGTCGTGCGCGTCGTCCCGGACGTGGTGGAAGAGCATGCCCTCCTGCATCCCGGCGAGGGGGTAGACGTCCTGGAGGTTCGCGGCCCCGCCGGGCACGGCGGCGACGACCGCCGCGAGCTC from Kitasatospora sp. NBC_00458 includes:
- a CDS encoding non-ribosomal peptide synthetase, producing MSTPYPDSGPELIRKIQAMPAKRQRAVIALLTKRGVDLSALDIIPRLPRSQDRPLPLSHAQQRLWFLAQLEGTSAYYNVPMAMRLHGPLDRAAMRRALTGLVLRHEVLRTRFEERDGVPYQCIDDGTGFTVREQDVADPAGVSAICQQEMLTPFDLAQDTLIRALLLRVSETEHVLMVTMHHTVSDGWSVGVFFREVTELYEAARQGRDDALEPLPVQYADFANWQRQWLAGDVQTRQVDYWKGRLAGVDTALTLPADRPRPPVRGYQGTREFFHCPPELLNRLRELGERHGTTLYMTLLAAYSVLLHRYTQQTDIAVGTVIANRNRVETEGLIGLFANTLVMRNSLDGDPAFTELLARVKRTALEAYDHQDVPFEAVVDALQVERALSHSPVFQTVLVLQEEQAEPRLTLGGLEVTPVDVDFTIAKFDLTLDLRETPQGLAGAVEYSTALFDRETVQRFVRHFTTLLAAVADAPQQPVSRLALLDEAELDAVTRPWRTPPGPAPEPVRRIDEWFEEVVRRNPDAVAVTCEDRSLTYAELNARANRLARYLRASGVVRDTPAALCLPRGEWLVVGALAVLKAGGAYVPLDLTAPAGRLAHVLSDSAPKVVLVDGALPEGLSAGGAQVVDVRGDWEWLPADDLEPVAGASPRDLAYVIHTSGSTGLPKGVLVEHRNATRLFTTTRESFGFGPDDVWTLFHSFAFDFTVWEMWGALLHGGRLVVVPQEVARSPREFYALLCAEGVTVLNQTPSAFGQLIAAQGEDGAGHRLRTVVFGGEALDPTALRPWFARPLNAATELVNMYGITETTVHVTHRPVTEEDTASAASPIGGPLPDLNVYVLDRHLNPVPTGAVGEMYVGGAGVARGYLNRPELTAERFLDDPFRRVPGARMYRTGDLARRLADGSLEYHGRNDDQVKIRGYRIEPGEVSARLNEHPGVRSCAVVVREDRPGNRQLVAYVVPAADRDEAGLPAELDRLARRVLPEYMLPGAYVLLPDLPLTTNGKLDRAALPAPGIDAYAQREGHAYAAPAESTERVLAEVWADLLGFEADRISANDNFFTLGGHSLLITVLVARLRAAGLQLTVRDLFDDATLSGLAARIDAGTAEAGGPGTGGDPAAEPGYSVPPNAVPEGCERLTPELLPLVRLGQEHLDAIAERVPGGAPNIQDVYPLVPSQEGILFHHLIDPENDPYVMSAVFTADDEATCTAFLDALQALIDRHDVMRTAVLTEGLPEPVQVVYRSAVLPVEHIGLPGDGATGADAEERARAMAGLTAQLPPDRAPMLRVRIAEDPGSSRRFLLMNFHHLIEDATSMRLIADELAAHMAGRADLLAPPAPYRDFVAHTLHQLRTGDAEQYFRTTFGDVTEPTVPFGLGDVHGDGRRTRKPRRSLPADLARRLRAEAGRLGLSPAWLFHAACARVVAAGSGRDDVVFGTVMSGRLQGVPGVERMLGNFINTLPLRVRLAGRTVRELVDEVAADLRRLIVREQSSLSLAQRCSGLDGDTPLFTAAINFRHFEPARDDAQAPLLEEQGIRWLAVMDRTNYPMGMSLDDLGDELSLTVQIEDTVEPETLLSYVETALAGIVDALATDDGHGTRALDIDVLPPAERERLLSVARGARPPYPQDSCLAELFEEQAAAHPERIAVRQGERWLTYAQLNARANQVAHHLRGAGVGPDVLVGVCAGRSPELVVGLLGVLKAGGAYVPIDPDYPEQRIQALLDGSGVRIVLGQSGLPGALFEQVDEVLHLDTGERAGDRAQVLDTMPVHDPDRAGLGLTPSHLAYAVFTSGSTGRPKGVLVEQRGVVRLVRNPDYFAAGESTVVLHHSSIAFDAGSQEVLTPLLSGGLLVLHDGDSKDPVQLLDCVERSGVTTMLLSAAFLPAFAEAASRRALPLRELAVVGDTFSARDVRRLHEAHPGLTVTNGYGPTENSIASTYHVIPRGLAEDSRVPIGVPVPHTTAHVTDARLRLVPDGVIGELCLGGAGVARGYLGDPELTARRFVDDPFGDTPGGRLYRSGDLVRRLPDGTLEFRGRVDEQVKVRGFRVEPGEVEAALNAHPSVHSAVVVPHADGEAGTLSAYVRPAEEWLEAAAAEQTAEHLVQWRKLFEDQYSREAEEAVPDNLNLAGWESSYSGEPIPEAEMREWIDGTVDRIRGLRPKRLLEVGCGTGLLLLRYAQECERVHGIDISAAALADVRRSAERRGWSHLTLRQGDALSVAELAGETFDVVVLNSVAQYFPTRHYLQEVIARILPLLEEGGRILLGDIRNLDLFSEHVCAIERSRSGVPSTVGALAAQVQRRRRQESELLVSPGFFTRLPERFEELGAVDIMLKRGTGGNEMLAYRYDVVLTKGPAAAAPDLPWLEAATPAELRALLVGDVPERFGVTGLTNPRIAEDARVLASLARLAPSRQVDPLPGGERLSARAREESAELEAALRHAEELGYHIAATWSQDRPDGLDLVLGWGERPRVLARHPYRARRLANEPQIDRVGPGLVRELRDHLSDRLPDYMVPGAFVVLEELPVTPQGKVDKRALPAPDEEDLAKEVYVAPRTEAQHTLCRLIGGVLGLDRVGLQDNFFNLGGHSLLATRLNLRVKKETGTDLPLQLILTAATVEDLAAALEAAADRSTEGPVAVTGDPGAGTPPATGAASDGGAAGQPQPQPQPSADLVPADLVPAAPATEGDEAPLSFAQQDLWFLRTPAHLGTAHDNAQLAVRLRGRLDRDALARAVHALVARHAILRTGYPERDGTVVQRVNGADGFETPVLALPRSTGGEAALTEWLRAERLRPFAPQDRHMLRAHLLVVDEDEHVLVLTRPWGVVDGWSTGILMRELVAFYQGSGDGRPGPAPLPLQYADFARWQRRTVDAAELDRQRDFWRKRLDGLPECLALRTDYPRCPVKSHQGAAVELAVPAELVERLRGLGAQHGATLYMTMLAAYAVLLGGRTDDRELAIGSPVTNRPAAELDDVVGYFVNALVMRLDVAPQQAFTGLLAQAREVVAEAQAHKDLPFADLVRTLVPHPDPARSPLFQVMFNLAPAPSTDGGGRRDIDRVDGLAGETLPTLPGTATFDLNLSLRETEKGLEGYLEYSTDLFARGSAERLSGDYLRLLEQIVRRPEADLAGLRAETGEPSEEESS